A region of Selenomonadales bacterium 4137-cl DNA encodes the following proteins:
- a CDS encoding DnaB-like helicase C-terminal domain-containing protein, producing MGNIAEVIIAKVDPVEYLTYNYGVKFRKEPRSYRSQCPVHDGSRGDSFSVLGNRLTCFACGFYGNIIDAVAEIEGIDQTSAIEKLANELNLPIGSYEEFQRQKTLAEQNKAKLAKYRRGITPYKDYLNGDRSISDETIEALQLGGDIDGIIIPLINLQGQVVAFARRNMNYKAKGQPKYTNTRNNELYEKAEFLYNFNRALKEMRKQRRVYVCEGYFDAAAADQQGLPCVAYASADLTRGHIKALNERAEDLYPQFTFFLAPDNDEEGQKRIPRMRDKFRQLAPRANVRVVLLPEGIKDFNDAHHAGIQIGELPTEPLDLYVLKKIVSDCQGEDEEFTAAKEFMSTVTNEIVKAECAKYLSHKWQRQEDTVQGWLQAKSNDDDMAKRFKEPEAAIDDLLALYASGAMTLGWETIDWGANSFYKTEVIILAARPGVAKTWIACMVALHLAIREKKRGIFFSLEMSAGSLYNRMVAIFLGKPMWEVEKLVKEKDPTVLNIKAALESRLYVVDDNDINVEMMDKIIAYANQRKFDEPCDFVVIDYMQFIKGCSKYDILAEETKALKPLAKKNKLLVIALSQISRQGRDYERPTMEMLKGAGELEQTGDTVGGLWVPGNNPELSDAEQKKLDGIIMFGFLKHRRGARIRDVALRFDTATTRIVEVKEQAEVVVQKKRRTQNAKPKDSAQS from the coding sequence GTGGGCAACATTGCCGAAGTAATCATCGCCAAGGTCGATCCGGTGGAGTACCTTACCTATAACTACGGAGTCAAGTTCCGCAAAGAGCCACGGTCATACCGCTCCCAATGTCCGGTGCATGACGGCTCCAGAGGCGACAGCTTCTCCGTACTGGGGAATAGGCTTACTTGCTTCGCCTGCGGCTTCTACGGCAACATTATCGACGCGGTGGCGGAGATAGAGGGCATCGACCAAACCTCCGCCATCGAGAAACTGGCAAACGAACTGAATCTGCCGATAGGTAGCTACGAGGAGTTCCAACGTCAGAAGACGCTTGCCGAACAGAATAAGGCCAAGCTTGCCAAGTACCGCCGAGGAATCACCCCCTACAAGGACTATCTCAATGGGGACAGATCGATATCGGATGAAACCATCGAGGCTTTGCAACTGGGCGGCGACATCGATGGAATCATCATCCCCCTCATCAATTTGCAAGGCCAAGTGGTGGCTTTCGCCAGGCGGAACATGAACTACAAGGCCAAGGGGCAACCGAAGTACACCAACACCCGCAATAACGAACTGTACGAGAAAGCCGAGTTCCTCTACAACTTCAACAGGGCGTTGAAGGAGATGAGGAAGCAACGTAGGGTTTACGTCTGCGAGGGCTACTTCGATGCGGCGGCAGCCGACCAACAAGGACTTCCCTGTGTGGCCTATGCCTCTGCCGACCTGACCAGAGGCCACATCAAGGCTTTGAACGAAAGGGCAGAAGACCTATATCCCCAGTTTACCTTCTTTCTGGCGCCGGATAACGACGAAGAAGGTCAGAAGCGTATCCCCCGGATGCGTGACAAGTTCCGCCAATTGGCTCCGAGAGCCAACGTCAGGGTGGTGCTACTGCCGGAGGGTATCAAGGATTTTAACGATGCCCATCACGCCGGAATCCAGATCGGTGAGCTGCCAACCGAACCCCTTGACCTCTATGTACTAAAAAAGATAGTTAGTGACTGTCAGGGCGAGGACGAGGAATTCACAGCCGCCAAGGAGTTCATGTCCACGGTGACCAACGAAATCGTCAAGGCCGAATGCGCGAAGTACCTGTCGCATAAGTGGCAACGCCAAGAGGACACGGTGCAGGGGTGGCTACAGGCCAAGTCCAACGACGATGACATGGCGAAGAGGTTTAAGGAACCGGAAGCCGCTATCGATGACCTCCTTGCCCTCTACGCATCCGGAGCCATGACTCTGGGATGGGAAACCATCGACTGGGGAGCCAACTCCTTCTATAAGACCGAGGTAATCATCCTAGCGGCACGCCCTGGCGTAGCGAAGACATGGATAGCATGTATGGTGGCCTTGCATCTGGCGATCCGCGAGAAGAAGCGTGGCATATTCTTTAGCCTTGAGATGTCTGCCGGGAGCCTCTATAACCGAATGGTGGCTATTTTCCTTGGCAAGCCGATGTGGGAAGTTGAAAAACTAGTCAAGGAGAAAGACCCAACGGTACTAAATATAAAGGCGGCTTTGGAGAGTCGGCTCTATGTGGTGGATGACAACGACATCAACGTAGAGATGATGGACAAGATTATCGCCTACGCTAACCAACGGAAGTTTGATGAGCCGTGCGATTTCGTGGTCATCGACTACATGCAATTTATTAAGGGTTGTTCCAAGTACGATATTTTGGCGGAGGAAACCAAGGCTCTCAAGCCGCTTGCCAAGAAGAACAAGTTATTGGTCATCGCCCTCTCCCAAATCTCACGCCAAGGCCGAGACTACGAGAGGCCGACCATGGAGATGCTCAAGGGGGCCGGTGAACTGGAACAGACTGGAGACACAGTTGGTGGCCTCTGGGTTCCCGGTAACAATCCGGAACTGTCCGATGCGGAGCAGAAGAAGTTGGACGGCATCATTATGTTCGGCTTCCTCAAGCACCGCAGGGGCGCCAGAATCCGTGACGTAGCCCTCCGGTTCGATACCGCCACTACACG
- a CDS encoding helix-turn-helix domain-containing protein: MIVDNLAEVRRLTYTVTELTQVLGVSYPTARKQVLEWKKTKKVPVRKVGREWRIPKESVHAWLRGTG; this comes from the coding sequence ATGATTGTGGACAACCTCGCCGAGGTTCGGCGACTAACCTACACGGTTACTGAACTCACCCAGGTACTTGGCGTGTCATATCCCACGGCGAGGAAACAGGTGCTTGAGTGGAAAAAAACGAAAAAGGTTCCTGTACGCAAGGTGGGTCGTGAATGGCGTATCCCAAAAGAGAGCGTTCACGCTTGGCTGAGAGGAACCGGCTAA
- a CDS encoding alpha/beta hydrolase, with amino-acid sequence MSSVALNSGKPRELMIPTAVGNLNAALYPPEGSRRDYTVIFCHGFRGSKEGGGRASSLAARVAGLGFAALLFDFTPLSMLSAQVGELRAVVDYCRHEVGRQVILFGRSMGGSAALAVAAADKFIGGLCLWATPFDLHETFRLSLGDGYNRLLDGEPVSIADEFGELRLSPSFLHDFDRFDLLACATQVSGRPLLVVHGENDEIVPCRQAAVIFGQAGEPKSMAVIPGADHRFLHGHGQASAAVLAWLAASFPVGATDKPSCI; translated from the coding sequence TTGTCGTCGGTAGCATTGAACTCGGGTAAACCGCGGGAACTAATGATACCGACGGCGGTGGGCAACCTGAACGCCGCCTTGTACCCTCCTGAGGGCAGCCGCCGCGATTACACCGTTATATTCTGTCACGGTTTCCGGGGCTCCAAAGAAGGGGGCGGCAGGGCTTCTTCACTGGCTGCCAGGGTGGCGGGGCTTGGTTTTGCCGCCCTGTTGTTCGATTTCACACCGCTCAGCATGCTTTCCGCCCAGGTCGGTGAACTGCGGGCGGTAGTGGACTACTGCCGTCATGAGGTCGGCAGGCAAGTGATTCTTTTCGGCCGCAGCATGGGCGGCAGCGCCGCCCTGGCAGTTGCCGCCGCCGACAAGTTCATCGGCGGTCTCTGCCTGTGGGCCACACCGTTCGATCTCCACGAGACTTTCCGCCTCTCCCTGGGGGATGGGTATAATCGTTTGCTGGACGGCGAGCCGGTCAGCATCGCCGACGAGTTCGGTGAGCTCCGCCTTTCCCCGTCTTTCCTCCACGATTTCGACCGTTTCGATCTCCTGGCGTGCGCAACGCAGGTCAGTGGCCGGCCGCTTCTCGTGGTGCACGGAGAAAATGACGAAATCGTTCCCTGTCGACAGGCCGCCGTAATATTCGGACAGGCGGGTGAGCCCAAAAGCATGGCCGTTATACCGGGAGCCGACCACCGCTTCCTTCACGGCCACGGTCAAGCGTCAGCGGCGGTGCTCGCTTGGCTTGCGGCCAGTTTTCCGGTCGGCGCGACGGATAAGCCAAGCTGCATATAA
- a CDS encoding peptidoglycan-binding protein has protein sequence MKKVYIAAVLAVLLLVNATVLAAVAPTADKLLREGARGENVKMVQKLLADTGYYAGQIDGIFGGATLEAVRRFQTYNGLKADGVVGKETIAFLQRERTSATPNRYSRELTMTATAYTSEDDGNGSHTYRGNELRRGLAAVDPRVIPLGTRLFIKGYGYAIADDIGGAIKGNKIDLAFENRAEALQFGVQKVTVYILD, from the coding sequence TGTTGTTGGTCAACGCCACCGTGCTGGCGGCTGTTGCGCCGACGGCGGACAAGCTCCTCAGGGAGGGCGCGCGCGGCGAGAACGTGAAGATGGTCCAGAAGCTGCTGGCCGATACCGGCTATTACGCAGGGCAGATCGATGGCATCTTCGGCGGCGCTACCCTGGAGGCGGTCAGAAGATTTCAGACTTATAACGGTCTGAAGGCGGACGGCGTAGTCGGCAAGGAAACCATTGCCTTTCTCCAGCGTGAGCGGACCAGCGCCACTCCCAACCGCTACAGCCGCGAACTGACGATGACCGCTACCGCCTACACCTCTGAGGATGACGGCAACGGCAGCCACACCTACCGCGGCAACGAGCTCCGGAGAGGTCTGGCCGCGGTTGATCCCCGGGTTATCCCGCTCGGCACGCGGTTATTCATCAAAGGCTACGGTTATGCAATCGCCGACGATATCGGCGGCGCCATCAAAGGCAACAAAATCGACCTGGCGTTTGAAAACCGGGCCGAGGCCCTCCAGTTCGGCGTACAGAAAGTTACAGTCTATATTCTCGATTAA
- a CDS encoding PaaI family thioesterase, whose amino-acid sequence MTDRIDVLKEKLQNLYKRNPFVGLLKMKVEDVKEGEATLSMPIVQAIHGNLFGMAHGGATASLADTAMGLVCISLGKKVVTLDLNINYIYGATDGETVTAVAKVVHNGRQTVVVEAEHRDTAGRLLAKARGTFFVVGSIELG is encoded by the coding sequence GTGACAGACAGAATCGATGTACTCAAAGAAAAATTGCAGAATCTTTACAAGCGCAATCCGTTCGTCGGGCTTCTGAAAATGAAGGTGGAGGATGTCAAGGAAGGGGAAGCGACGCTTTCCATGCCGATCGTCCAAGCAATTCATGGCAACCTGTTCGGGATGGCGCACGGCGGGGCCACCGCATCACTGGCCGATACGGCTATGGGGTTGGTCTGTATTTCCCTTGGCAAGAAGGTCGTTACCCTGGACTTAAACATCAACTACATTTATGGCGCCACTGACGGAGAGACAGTGACCGCCGTGGCGAAGGTCGTGCACAACGGCCGGCAAACCGTTGTTGTGGAGGCGGAGCATCGCGATACGGCCGGTAGACTTTTGGCGAAAGCGAGGGGGACCTTCTTTGTCGTCGGTAGCATTGAACTCGGGTAA
- a CDS encoding site-specific integrase: MGKRGQNEGSIRKRKDGSWEGRYTTKSGERKSVYGKTRQEVNQKLSKILAEINRGTYIEPSKVCFSEVYENWKPFGLDPVADATKSQYLYLFNKHILPYFGGMKVSDINETTIQNFINEKNNDYAPYTVRMAKTLVASVLDIAVEDQLIARNPARSRKKIKLPKDKPDHEKSNPLELEDLQSLLDHAKKRLLPPNKGVKERKPDRRLAMALWLGSTCGFRRGEVLGLRKSDIDTRRKMIRPREAFGTVNGKGVKKGLKNETSYNPVLLTDSQCTVIQDYLKWHAEVFPNSIHLFPSTKNPSTPVSPRWFTKMVADTAVDAGLDGTRFHDMRHTHGYLMMESGADSFTVQERLRHKDYRSTRRYVKASARRQRAAVQNVVDLVQKVSEKDKKNGAD; the protein is encoded by the coding sequence ATGGGTAAAAGGGGCCAGAATGAAGGTTCCATCCGCAAGCGCAAGGATGGATCATGGGAAGGGCGGTATACCACAAAAAGCGGTGAGCGAAAATCAGTATATGGTAAAACGCGACAAGAGGTCAACCAGAAATTGTCGAAAATTTTAGCTGAAATCAATCGTGGCACTTACATAGAACCAAGCAAGGTCTGTTTTTCTGAGGTTTACGAAAATTGGAAGCCGTTTGGACTTGACCCTGTCGCCGATGCCACTAAATCTCAGTATCTTTACCTATTCAACAAGCATATATTACCATATTTCGGCGGCATGAAGGTCAGCGACATCAACGAAACAACCATCCAAAATTTCATCAACGAGAAGAACAATGACTATGCCCCCTACACCGTGAGGATGGCGAAGACTTTGGTCGCCTCGGTACTGGACATCGCCGTCGAAGACCAACTCATCGCACGAAACCCCGCCCGATCCCGCAAAAAGATCAAGTTGCCGAAGGACAAGCCTGACCATGAGAAGTCTAACCCGCTGGAATTGGAAGACCTCCAGAGTCTTCTCGACCACGCCAAGAAGCGCCTGCTACCGCCCAACAAAGGCGTAAAGGAACGGAAGCCGGATAGGCGTTTAGCAATGGCTCTGTGGTTAGGTTCTACCTGCGGCTTCCGCCGGGGCGAGGTCTTAGGACTCAGAAAGAGCGACATCGATACTCGCCGGAAGATGATTAGGCCGAGAGAAGCTTTTGGAACCGTCAACGGCAAGGGTGTCAAGAAGGGTCTAAAAAACGAAACATCCTACAATCCGGTACTCTTGACCGATAGCCAATGCACCGTCATTCAAGACTACCTCAAATGGCACGCCGAAGTTTTTCCGAATAGCATTCACCTCTTCCCTTCCACTAAGAATCCTTCAACGCCGGTATCGCCACGGTGGTTTACCAAGATGGTTGCCGACACGGCGGTGGATGCGGGGCTTGATGGAACACGCTTTCACGACATGCGGCATACCCATGGCTATCTGATGATGGAATCCGGCGCCGACTCGTTCACCGTACAGGAGAGACTTCGCCACAAAGACTACAGATCAACTAGGCGGTATGTGAAAGCTTCCGCCAGAAGGCAACGCGCCGCCGTCCAAAATGTGGTAGACTTAGTACAGAAGGTAAGCGAGAAGGATAAGAAGAATGGGGCCGATTAA
- a CDS encoding acyl-CoA dehydrogenase family protein, protein MDFNFTPDQLALKKMAQEVVAKEITPYALEMDHNGKMRPGLLEKLDEAGLVGLVVPEEFDGPGLDAVTIALIYEELGKGCAGVATSVAANALASYPVILMGTDAQKKHYFDIINSGKLAAFALTEPGAGSDAGAVATTAVKDGDDHYILNGTKCFITNGGIADVFVIFANARKSAGIRGLTAFIVDRGTPGFSVGKEEEKMGIRASNTCELILDNVRIPTTNRLGREGEGFKIAMKTLDAARPLVGAVSVGIAQAAFDAAVKYSKEREQFGKPIASFQLVQAMLADMAIAVETARLLVYKACWLKDQNLPFAKEAAMAKCYAADVAMKVTTDAVQVLGGYGYIKEYPTEKYMRDAKIMQIYEGTNQIQRLVIANQILY, encoded by the coding sequence ATGGATTTTAACTTTACTCCCGACCAGCTTGCCCTCAAGAAGATGGCTCAGGAAGTAGTTGCCAAAGAGATTACTCCCTACGCCCTTGAGATGGACCACAACGGGAAAATGCGGCCTGGTCTGCTCGAAAAGCTCGACGAAGCCGGTCTCGTTGGCCTGGTCGTGCCGGAAGAATTCGACGGTCCGGGGCTTGATGCGGTCACTATCGCCCTCATCTACGAAGAACTCGGCAAAGGATGCGCCGGCGTAGCCACCAGTGTCGCCGCCAATGCCCTGGCCTCATATCCTGTCATTCTCATGGGTACCGATGCGCAAAAAAAGCACTACTTTGATATCATCAACAGCGGAAAACTAGCGGCGTTTGCCCTTACCGAGCCGGGCGCCGGTTCCGACGCCGGCGCGGTAGCCACCACCGCTGTAAAGGACGGCGACGACCACTATATTCTCAACGGCACCAAATGCTTCATCACCAACGGGGGTATCGCCGACGTCTTCGTCATCTTCGCCAACGCCCGCAAATCGGCCGGCATCCGAGGCCTGACCGCCTTCATCGTCGACCGCGGCACCCCTGGGTTCTCGGTTGGCAAAGAAGAAGAAAAGATGGGCATCCGCGCCTCCAACACCTGCGAACTCATTCTCGACAACGTTCGTATACCCACCACCAATCGCCTTGGCAGAGAAGGCGAAGGCTTCAAAATAGCCATGAAAACCCTTGATGCCGCCCGCCCGCTGGTCGGGGCCGTATCGGTCGGCATTGCCCAGGCAGCTTTCGACGCCGCCGTAAAATACTCCAAAGAACGCGAGCAGTTCGGCAAGCCTATCGCCTCCTTTCAACTTGTACAGGCAATGCTCGCCGACATGGCCATCGCCGTAGAAACGGCGCGGCTTCTGGTTTACAAAGCCTGCTGGCTCAAAGACCAGAACCTGCCGTTCGCCAAAGAGGCGGCCATGGCAAAATGCTACGCGGCCGACGTCGCAATGAAAGTCACCACCGACGCTGTTCAGGTTCTCGGCGGCTACGGCTATATCAAGGAATATCCCACCGAGAAATACATGCGTGACGCCAAAATCATGCAGATATATGAAGGCACCAACCAGATCCAGCGTCTTGTAATTGCCAACCAGATATTGTATTAA
- a CDS encoding DMT family transporter, which translates to MDLVPAHLLPLLLALVSGVLMAVQGSLNTALSKTVGLWEATFVVHAVGTLVLLVVLYLLKMGQGDLGALPQAPWYSYLGGVISVFIIYLVAASIPRVGVANATTAIIVGQVLTAVIIDHVGGFGLQKIPCGWNQVAGLALLAVGAKLLLK; encoded by the coding sequence TTGGACTTGGTACCCGCCCATTTGCTGCCGCTGCTCTTGGCGCTTGTGTCCGGCGTGCTGATGGCTGTGCAGGGTTCGCTCAATACTGCGCTGAGCAAGACAGTCGGCCTGTGGGAAGCGACGTTCGTCGTTCATGCCGTCGGGACGCTAGTCTTGCTTGTCGTTTTGTACCTCCTCAAAATGGGGCAGGGCGATTTAGGCGCTTTGCCACAGGCGCCGTGGTATTCTTATCTCGGAGGGGTAATCAGCGTTTTCATCATCTATCTGGTGGCCGCCAGCATCCCCCGCGTGGGCGTTGCAAACGCCACCACCGCCATCATCGTCGGTCAGGTGCTGACCGCCGTTATAATCGACCACGTAGGAGGCTTTGGGTTGCAGAAGATACCCTGCGGCTGGAACCAGGTCGCCGGGTTGGCTCTCCTGGCGGTTGGGGCAAAGCTGCTGCTGAAATAG
- a CDS encoding Rad52/Rad22 family DNA repair protein produces the protein MSKAETLKRLTAPFSPKDIEWRIMRRTKDGTKAAVMPFVDARTLEERLDAVVGPDNWSAQYSPVDMGVITIDTKNGPKEVDAKGFLCTITIRINAGENLIVRTNGAGCTDIEPIKGGITQAFRRACSSIGMGRYLYDLPDFWVPVDQYGKFTPPQLPAWALPSATPAPAAAAPDIEDDGEPDEDFDGSEPIDDDGSNDNDPLIDFGVNRGKRFSELTGRYVQWLASTWTPQPGNALHEHIKQLAVQRVAN, from the coding sequence GTGTCCAAAGCAGAAACCCTTAAAAGGCTCACCGCACCGTTCTCGCCGAAGGATATTGAGTGGCGGATTATGCGGAGAACCAAGGACGGCACAAAAGCTGCCGTTATGCCTTTCGTCGATGCCAGAACTCTGGAAGAGCGGCTAGATGCAGTCGTGGGACCGGACAACTGGTCGGCACAGTACAGCCCCGTCGATATGGGCGTAATCACCATCGACACCAAGAACGGCCCCAAGGAAGTTGACGCAAAAGGTTTTCTCTGCACCATCACCATCCGCATCAATGCGGGTGAGAACCTCATCGTCCGCACCAACGGAGCCGGATGCACCGACATCGAACCCATCAAGGGCGGCATTACTCAAGCCTTCCGGCGTGCGTGTTCTTCCATCGGTATGGGTCGTTACCTGTACGACCTTCCGGACTTCTGGGTTCCGGTTGACCAGTACGGCAAGTTCACCCCTCCGCAACTCCCCGCTTGGGCTTTGCCTTCGGCTACGCCTGCACCCGCCGCAGCGGCTCCCGATATCGAAGATGACGGCGAACCGGATGAGGACTTCGACGGTAGCGAACCCATCGATGATGACGGCTCCAACGATAACGATCCGCTCATCGACTTCGGCGTAAACCGTGGCAAACGGTTTTCCGAACTGACCGGACGGTATGTGCAATGGCTTGCCAGCACCTGGACTCCGCAACCAGGCAATGCTCTGCACGAACATATCAAACAACTGGCGGTTCAAAGAGTAGCCAACTAA